In the Flavisolibacter tropicus genome, one interval contains:
- a CDS encoding response regulator transcription factor codes for MTLRILIVEDEIIIARFIEQQLKTNFSCTTQIALSAKEAQVAMENFQPHLLLCDIHLEEELTGITLVTELRQQYYFEVIYITSYQSRPIIEKASATNPANYLIKPIDEAQLYAGIQLVLPKIQNQPQSGKKPEAPDALLNETELRILQLIREQKTTKEIAADLHLSPYTIKNHRHKICRKLELKDENNALLRWALENNYPAGN; via the coding sequence GTGACACTACGAATATTAATTGTTGAAGACGAAATCATCATTGCCCGGTTTATTGAGCAACAACTAAAGACCAACTTTTCCTGTACCACTCAGATTGCCTTGTCTGCTAAGGAAGCACAAGTGGCTATGGAAAACTTTCAACCACATTTGTTGCTTTGCGATATTCACCTGGAGGAAGAATTAACCGGTATTACGTTGGTAACCGAACTACGCCAGCAGTATTACTTTGAGGTGATCTACATTACCTCCTACCAAAGTCGCCCCATCATTGAAAAAGCATCTGCAACTAACCCAGCCAACTACCTGATCAAACCAATTGATGAAGCGCAGTTATATGCGGGTATACAACTAGTGCTCCCCAAGATTCAAAACCAACCACAGTCAGGTAAAAAACCAGAAGCCCCTGATGCATTACTGAACGAAACAGAACTGCGTATATTGCAACTAATCAGGGAACAAAAAACGACTAAAGAAATTGCAGCCGATTTGCACCTTAGCCCCTACACCATAAAAAACCACCGCCACAAGATCTGTCGAAAGTTGGAATTGAAAGATGAAAATAATGCCTTATTGCGCTGGGCATTAGAGAACAATTACCCTGCTGGTAATTGA
- a CDS encoding Mrp/NBP35 family ATP-binding protein, translating to MTNDDVLKALSSVQEPDLGKDLVTLNMVRDIEIDGNYVSFTVVLTTPACPLKDKIKKDCVDAIKSTLNNNAVVNVKFTSSTTTIRTDKNTALPGVKNVIAVVSGKGGVGKSTVSANLALALAQGGAKVGLMDADIYGPSVPIMFGVRGERPMMTEVNGKGMIIPLDRYDMKLLSIGLLVDEKAAVVWRGPMVSSAVRQFITDVQWGELDYLVIDMPPGTGDIHLTLMQTAPVTGVVVVTTPQDVALADAKKGIAMFGQAQLNVPIIGLVENMSYFTPAELPDSKYYIFGKEGGKRLAEEYDLPFLGQIPLVQSIREGGDIGVPIMMSDDEITKQAFAEFAGAVARSVSMRNAHMKSEEIAEVVEE from the coding sequence ATGACAAATGATGATGTGCTGAAAGCCCTCAGTAGTGTACAGGAGCCAGACTTAGGGAAGGACCTGGTGACACTAAATATGGTTCGCGATATTGAGATTGATGGCAATTACGTGTCGTTCACCGTTGTATTGACAACTCCAGCCTGCCCCTTGAAAGATAAAATCAAGAAAGACTGCGTGGATGCTATCAAATCCACTTTAAATAATAATGCTGTAGTAAACGTAAAGTTTACTTCCAGCACCACTACTATCCGTACGGATAAAAATACAGCCCTGCCTGGCGTGAAAAACGTTATTGCCGTAGTTTCAGGTAAAGGTGGTGTAGGAAAGAGTACCGTATCGGCCAACTTGGCCCTGGCTTTAGCTCAAGGCGGCGCAAAGGTAGGTTTGATGGATGCCGACATTTACGGACCTAGCGTACCCATTATGTTTGGCGTACGTGGCGAGCGTCCCATGATGACCGAAGTCAACGGTAAGGGGATGATTATTCCACTAGACCGCTACGATATGAAACTGTTGAGTATTGGTTTGCTGGTAGATGAAAAGGCTGCTGTAGTGTGGAGAGGTCCTATGGTTAGCAGTGCTGTCCGCCAGTTTATTACTGATGTGCAATGGGGTGAACTAGACTACCTGGTCATAGACATGCCGCCTGGCACTGGTGATATTCACTTAACACTAATGCAAACAGCTCCGGTTACAGGTGTGGTAGTGGTTACAACGCCACAGGACGTGGCCTTGGCCGATGCCAAGAAGGGTATAGCCATGTTTGGCCAGGCCCAGCTGAATGTGCCGATTATTGGGTTGGTAGAGAATATGAGTTACTTTACGCCAGCCGAGCTGCCTGACAGTAAATACTACATCTTCGGAAAAGAAGGCGGTAAGCGCTTAGCTGAAGAATATGACCTGCCTTTCCTTGGACAAATTCCTTTGGTACAAAGTATCCGAGAAGGCGGTGATATTGGAGTGCCTATCATGATGAGCGATGATGAGATCACCAAGCAAGCCTTTGCGGAGTTTGCTGGTGCCGTAGCCCGAAGCGTTTCTATGCGGAATGCGCATATGAAGAGCGAGGAAATTGCTGAGGTAGTGGAGGAATAG
- a CDS encoding HAMP domain-containing sensor histidine kinase, whose protein sequence is MTSSVKNKIRAGTIFLFLLVLLSGGFSIYYLVKLQSQSKNILKANYESLQFALQMQVALDSIEKGKINYLDTFDLLLKKQEANITELGEPEATLRLRREFERLRYSNDSIVKTIRFGLQEILRLNMVAIDRKSDEAAAAIQKAMTYQITIVSIIFLVSFTFVINFPGIITDPIRRFTEAIKEIAQKNYKHRIHIESKDEFGELANAFNEMAERLEYFESSNLNKLIFEKTRAEAVINSLRDASIGIDKNNIILFANNQALQLLGLEAKDVVGKDAANVRMRNDLFRYLLEDKGNTPFKIVVDNRENYYTKETVDVVQEGSSSKVIILKNITTFKELDAAKTNFIATVSHELKTPLASSDFSLKLLEDERVGAISKEQKELIQNLKADNQRMLRILSELLNMSQVEAGKIKLHVQMIQPDAIVKGSIQAIATSAKEKKVEIFKELGDDLPACYADGDKITWVLNNFLTNAIKYSPAESRIIVAVMAADGMITFSVKDNGPGIEEKYLKRIFERYFQVPGRSDAKSSGIGLAICKEFVEAMGGKVWVKSVFGEGSTFGFQIPIV, encoded by the coding sequence ATGACCAGCAGTGTAAAAAATAAAATTCGCGCAGGTACCATCTTCCTTTTCCTCTTAGTCCTCCTCTCTGGGGGCTTTAGTATTTACTATTTGGTTAAGCTTCAATCCCAGTCCAAGAACATCCTTAAAGCCAATTACGAGTCACTTCAGTTTGCTTTGCAAATGCAGGTAGCCTTGGATAGTATCGAAAAGGGAAAGATTAACTACCTGGACACGTTTGATTTACTATTAAAAAAACAAGAAGCAAATATTACAGAACTTGGTGAGCCTGAAGCTACGCTACGACTAAGACGTGAGTTTGAAAGATTGAGGTATAGTAATGATTCAATTGTTAAAACAATTCGTTTTGGGTTACAGGAAATTCTTCGTTTGAATATGGTTGCCATTGACCGTAAAAGTGATGAAGCTGCGGCAGCTATTCAAAAAGCAATGACCTACCAAATAACAATCGTATCTATCATTTTTCTGGTGAGCTTTACGTTTGTTATAAATTTTCCTGGCATCATTACCGATCCTATTCGCCGATTTACTGAGGCGATCAAAGAAATTGCTCAAAAGAATTATAAGCATCGCATTCATATAGAATCAAAAGACGAATTTGGTGAGTTGGCTAATGCTTTCAATGAAATGGCTGAACGCCTGGAATATTTTGAAAGCAGCAACCTGAACAAACTCATATTTGAGAAAACCAGGGCAGAAGCCGTTATCAATAGTTTGAGAGATGCCAGTATAGGTATTGATAAAAACAATATTATTCTTTTTGCCAATAATCAAGCCTTACAATTGCTGGGATTAGAAGCAAAAGATGTTGTTGGTAAGGATGCGGCAAACGTACGTATGCGTAATGATTTATTTCGGTATCTACTGGAAGACAAAGGGAATACGCCCTTTAAAATTGTGGTTGACAATAGAGAGAACTATTATACCAAAGAAACGGTCGACGTAGTACAGGAAGGTTCTTCTAGTAAAGTGATCATTTTGAAAAACATTACTACGTTCAAAGAGCTTGATGCGGCTAAAACTAATTTTATTGCTACTGTTTCCCATGAGCTAAAAACACCATTGGCTTCTTCAGACTTTAGTTTAAAACTATTAGAAGATGAGCGGGTGGGTGCTATATCAAAAGAGCAAAAAGAGTTGATTCAAAATCTGAAAGCTGATAACCAACGGATGCTACGTATTTTAAGTGAGTTGCTAAATATGTCGCAGGTAGAAGCGGGTAAAATAAAACTACATGTGCAAATGATTCAGCCAGATGCTATAGTTAAAGGTTCCATACAGGCAATAGCAACGTCGGCAAAGGAAAAAAAAGTAGAAATATTTAAAGAGCTGGGAGATGACTTGCCAGCCTGCTATGCAGACGGCGATAAGATCACATGGGTGTTGAATAATTTTTTGACGAATGCTATCAAGTATTCACCAGCTGAAAGTAGAATCATTGTAGCTGTAATGGCTGCGGATGGAATGATTACCTTTTCTGTTAAAGATAATGGACCTGGAATCGAAGAGAAATACCTGAAACGCATTTTTGAGCGCTATTTTCAAGTGCCTGGCCGGTCAGATGCCAAAAGCTCCGGCATTGGCCTGGCTATTTGTAAAGAGTTTGTGGAGGCAATGGGTGGGAAGGTTTGGGTAAAAAGTGTTTTTGGTGAGGGTAGTACGTTTGGATTTCAAATCCCGATTGTTTAA
- a CDS encoding carboxypeptidase-like regulatory domain-containing protein produces MKRFLPILLLVLFGALKANAQFETVKDSVVQLYGIVMTADSLVGIPAVSVTVKGSNRGTMTNNQGVFSIVVLKGDEIEFTHVSYKTKVVTIPRDLKGSQQSIVQLMVEDTVYLPATIIRPRPTPQQFERDFVKTKVPDDDIEVARQNNSVAKRRVLMQSVPSDGAGATALQFRNMANKATYYGQVPPQNIFNPAAWAEFIKAWKRGDFKRKSYDE; encoded by the coding sequence ATGAAAAGATTTCTACCCATATTGCTTTTGGTTTTGTTTGGCGCTTTAAAGGCTAATGCTCAATTTGAAACAGTTAAAGACTCGGTGGTGCAGCTCTATGGGATTGTAATGACAGCCGACAGCCTGGTGGGCATACCAGCGGTAAGTGTTACCGTAAAAGGCTCCAACCGGGGTACCATGACCAATAACCAGGGGGTCTTTTCCATTGTTGTCTTAAAAGGCGACGAAATTGAGTTCACCCACGTAAGTTATAAGACAAAGGTTGTCACGATTCCACGCGACCTAAAGGGTTCACAACAAAGTATAGTTCAACTAATGGTAGAAGATACCGTCTACCTGCCAGCTACGATCATTCGCCCCCGTCCTACCCCACAACAGTTTGAGCGAGATTTTGTTAAAACCAAAGTACCTGACGATGATATTGAAGTAGCCAGACAAAACAACAGCGTAGCCAAACGTCGCGTTCTTATGCAATCGGTGCCTTCAGATGGCGCTGGAGCTACAGCTTTACAGTTCCGAAATATGGCCAACAAAGCAACTTATTATGGCCAGGTGCCTCCTCAAAACATCTTTAACCCTGCTGCCTGGGCGGAGTTTATCAAGGCCTGGAAACGGGGAGACTTTAAGCGTAAGTCGTACGATGAGTAG
- a CDS encoding DUF2809 domain-containing protein yields the protein MLTFNLKYFFFALVLFIIEVLIALFVHDHFVRPYVGDYLVVILIYCAVRTFVNASTWKIAFGVLLFAYAIEVLQYFRIVDRLGLTGNTMAKIVIGYGFEWWDMLAYTLGVATILLLERPKKLVSSKVYV from the coding sequence ATGTTAACATTCAATCTGAAATATTTCTTCTTTGCTCTTGTTCTCTTTATCATAGAAGTGCTGATTGCTTTGTTTGTCCACGACCATTTTGTAAGGCCATACGTTGGAGACTACCTGGTAGTTATATTGATTTATTGTGCTGTGCGAACATTTGTCAATGCTTCTACATGGAAGATAGCATTTGGGGTATTGCTGTTTGCTTACGCCATAGAGGTATTACAATACTTTAGAATAGTAGATAGACTGGGACTGACAGGTAATACGATGGCGAAAATTGTTATCGGCTATGGGTTTGAGTGGTGGGATATGTTGGCCTATACCCTTGGAGTTGCCACTATATTGCTGTTGGAGCGACCAAAAAAGCTTGTTTCATCAAAGGTATACGTCTAA
- a CDS encoding 7TM-DISM domain-containing protein, translated as MFPRPLSFKQWGFVIVLCLITVSGRAETITLSEKSFTQLPLQPYFSAWEDLTGKTNVQGVIQHPESFSPLNNLSYSSPTSVYWLKVNLSYSGAIDPSMVLRFNHLTFVDAYLYNAGQLIWHHQAGAFRPRSQLEPGDSRFHFRLPLQAGQTYTLLLRVNHTKGYRPFFDFTLQDQEQFMEDTHTRERADTWSQGAVAIFLIYTLISWWVSRYRPYLWLGLFIAGVSLYGLCSGRYFIDWFLPENPTTGWLFNGPFLHLGLLGFYLLIVDFWQLPKYNPTIYRFGQLCIAALLLVSTSGVCINYFTGNFNLANTINLWAFVFPFTFVVFLIACCYRRLDRAQKYLYYGIVLFVAAGLFVTLSSAIIKERALLIAPYVSNFTSLAIFLLFSTGLKEALRQHEIDKLAVLHQLTQLQKEQNILLENKVTERTEALFQSNQLLQEQADLLAKRNATIETLINELSHRVKNNLQLLYSLNSLQLPHVSDATASHMLKSNLARIKAMMLVNQKLDYIEDTSQVSLASLVIELTRHLQDIYDRPRRVKLQQNIASAIELPSHQVLSLGLILTEMLTNSYKYAFPNISDPCISISISLSATGHIQLVYADNGIGIQPKETTHASSMGLSLIKDLTRQLNGNVCTNGEHGLAYTIAIPA; from the coding sequence GTGTTTCCACGTCCACTATCCTTTAAACAATGGGGCTTTGTAATAGTACTTTGCCTGATCACAGTTTCAGGTCGTGCTGAGACTATTACACTTTCCGAAAAAAGCTTTACTCAACTTCCCTTACAGCCCTACTTTTCTGCCTGGGAAGATCTAACTGGTAAGACTAACGTTCAAGGGGTTATTCAACATCCAGAATCCTTTTCTCCTTTAAACAACCTGTCTTATTCATCTCCCACAAGTGTGTATTGGCTGAAGGTTAACCTGTCCTATTCTGGGGCTATAGACCCATCCATGGTGCTACGGTTTAACCATCTCACTTTCGTAGATGCCTATCTGTACAATGCAGGCCAACTAATTTGGCATCACCAGGCTGGAGCCTTCCGGCCCCGCTCTCAACTGGAGCCAGGCGATAGTCGCTTTCATTTTCGGCTACCACTGCAGGCTGGGCAAACCTATACATTACTACTTCGTGTCAATCACACAAAAGGTTATCGCCCCTTTTTTGATTTTACCTTACAAGACCAGGAGCAGTTTATGGAGGATACCCACACCCGCGAGCGGGCAGATACCTGGTCTCAGGGAGCCGTAGCTATTTTCCTGATCTATACCCTGATTTCCTGGTGGGTTAGCCGCTACCGACCCTACCTTTGGCTAGGGTTGTTCATTGCAGGCGTTAGCCTGTATGGCCTTTGCTCGGGGCGATATTTTATTGACTGGTTTTTGCCAGAAAACCCAACTACAGGTTGGCTCTTTAATGGTCCTTTCCTACACCTGGGACTTTTAGGATTTTATTTATTGATCGTTGATTTCTGGCAGCTGCCGAAGTATAATCCCACCATTTACCGTTTTGGCCAGCTTTGCATTGCTGCTTTACTATTGGTTTCAACCAGTGGTGTGTGTATCAATTATTTTACCGGCAATTTTAATCTTGCCAATACCATCAACCTTTGGGCTTTTGTTTTTCCATTTACGTTTGTTGTTTTCCTGATTGCTTGTTGCTATCGTAGGCTAGACAGAGCCCAGAAGTACTTGTATTATGGTATTGTACTATTTGTAGCAGCAGGCCTCTTTGTCACCTTAAGTTCAGCTATCATTAAAGAGCGGGCGCTGTTGATAGCGCCTTATGTATCTAACTTTACCTCGTTGGCCATATTCCTACTCTTTTCCACGGGACTGAAAGAGGCCCTGCGCCAACACGAGATCGACAAGCTGGCTGTATTACATCAACTAACACAGTTGCAGAAGGAACAAAACATTTTATTAGAAAATAAGGTAACTGAACGAACAGAAGCGTTATTTCAATCTAACCAGCTGCTTCAAGAGCAGGCCGACTTGCTGGCTAAGCGCAATGCCACCATTGAAACACTGATCAATGAATTGAGCCACCGCGTGAAAAACAACCTCCAGCTGCTGTACAGCCTAAACAGCCTGCAGCTGCCCCATGTAAGCGATGCAACGGCCAGCCATATGCTTAAAAGTAACCTAGCCCGTATAAAAGCCATGATGCTTGTCAACCAAAAGCTAGATTACATTGAGGACACTAGCCAAGTAAGCCTGGCCTCCCTGGTTATAGAGCTAACCAGACATCTGCAGGACATTTATGACCGGCCCAGGAGAGTAAAACTGCAGCAAAACATTGCCTCCGCTATTGAGCTGCCTTCCCACCAAGTGTTATCACTGGGATTGATTCTGACAGAAATGCTCACAAACTCTTATAAGTACGCATTTCCTAACATTTCGGACCCCTGTATTTCTATTTCCATTTCTCTGTCAGCTACTGGCCATATTCAATTAGTATATGCTGATAACGGTATTGGGATTCAACCTAAAGAAACAACACACGCTTCTTCCATGGGGTTATCGCTGATCAAAGACCTAACCCGACAACTCAATGGAAACGTATGTACAAATGGAGAACACGGATTGGCTTATACAATTGCAATACCGGCTTAA
- a CDS encoding DUF4468 domain-containing protein → MKRLILALLLIPALVKAQNTELPLVNGEVSYEKVITLNDATKSQIHGYARAWYDTYVRNWSTSTKKVDDSNAGQFAIKSMKKASYKGMLGADKEMEIEYLVTILSKDGKAKIILNGVKVIDPSIRNGNYSTLSPDVDLVKTNEQAKNGKKEAVKIVDMVNTEMTNLFNSIEKAMTANNF, encoded by the coding sequence ATGAAAAGATTAATCCTTGCCCTATTGTTAATTCCTGCATTGGTAAAAGCTCAAAACACCGAACTTCCATTAGTAAATGGTGAAGTGAGTTATGAAAAAGTAATCACGTTAAACGATGCAACCAAAAGTCAGATCCATGGTTATGCCAGAGCATGGTATGATACGTATGTTAGAAACTGGTCAACTTCTACAAAAAAAGTAGACGATTCAAACGCTGGTCAATTTGCTATCAAATCAATGAAGAAGGCTTCTTATAAAGGAATGTTGGGTGCAGATAAAGAAATGGAAATAGAATACCTGGTAACAATTCTGTCTAAGGATGGTAAAGCTAAAATCATCTTAAATGGCGTTAAAGTAATTGATCCATCTATCCGTAATGGTAATTACTCTACTTTAAGCCCAGATGTGGATTTGGTAAAAACTAATGAGCAAGCTAAAAACGGTAAAAAAGAAGCTGTAAAGATCGTCGACATGGTAAATACCGAAATGACCAATTTGTTTAATAGCATTGAAAAAGCAATGACGGCTAATAACTTCTAA
- a CDS encoding iron chaperone yields MDAAFQTVDEYINSFPQETQELLKQIRVVIKSNAPEAVEGIGYGMPAYKMNGKPLVYFAGYKKHIGFYATPTGHAAFADELSKYKQGKGSVQFSLDKPIPFDLIKRIVVFRVKENAAKTKKS; encoded by the coding sequence ATGGATGCAGCTTTCCAAACCGTAGATGAATACATAAACTCTTTCCCTCAAGAAACGCAAGAATTGTTGAAACAGATTCGTGTGGTTATAAAATCAAATGCTCCTGAAGCTGTGGAGGGAATAGGTTATGGAATGCCGGCCTACAAGATGAATGGAAAACCCTTGGTTTATTTTGCAGGTTATAAAAAGCATATTGGATTTTATGCTACTCCTACAGGACATGCTGCCTTTGCTGACGAATTATCTAAATATAAGCAGGGGAAAGGCTCTGTGCAGTTTTCATTGGATAAACCAATTCCTTTCGATTTAATAAAACGAATTGTTGTATTTCGGGTTAAAGAAAATGCTGCAAAGACAAAAAAGAGCTAG
- a CDS encoding VOC family protein — MKLTALRPMLWTNDLRGTIDFYCNLLGFQLGEKNDAWGWAALIKDDVEIMLAKPNAHTPFDGPVFTGSFYFNTDNVDQLWESVKDKANVCYEPEDFEWEMREFAIYDNNGYLLQFGQDLATMRSAD; from the coding sequence ATGAAACTGACAGCTTTACGTCCTATGTTATGGACCAATGATCTACGAGGAACTATTGATTTTTATTGCAACTTATTGGGCTTTCAATTAGGTGAAAAAAATGATGCCTGGGGGTGGGCCGCTTTGATTAAAGATGATGTTGAAATTATGCTGGCTAAGCCTAATGCGCATACTCCATTTGACGGTCCGGTGTTTACAGGAAGTTTTTATTTTAATACAGATAATGTAGATCAGCTTTGGGAAAGTGTAAAGGATAAGGCGAATGTTTGCTATGAGCCTGAAGATTTTGAATGGGAGATGCGGGAATTTGCTATTTATGATAATAATGGCTACTTGTTGCAGTTTGGACAGGATCTGGCAACAATGCGGTCCGCGGATTAG
- a CDS encoding S41 family peptidase, translating into MKKTSLSLLMVTLGLSAISQTSPSWLRYPSISPDGKTIAFTYKGDLYRVAATGGTAIPLTQHEAHDFMPVWSHDGKSIAFSSDRYGNFDVFTIPATGGEAQRLTYHSANEYPYEFSPDNKTVYFGAARLDAATNRQFPTGSMPELYAVSVNAGRVEQLLTTPAEDVKWSKNGKVMLYHDKKGGENAWRKHHVSAITRDIWMYDAQSGKHTMLTSFAGEDRNPVFADNDKTVYYLSEVSGSFNVLKMSLDKPAATTAVTNFKKHPVRFLSTSNDGTLCFSYDGDIYTKQSNGAPQKVAITIAADAKNNNERTVTVTGGVQDLSVSPNGKEVAFIYRGEVFVTSVEGGTTKRITNTPEQERNVSFSPDGKSLLYSSERGKGWKIYQSQIARKEEPYFFASTVLKETPLIENDKLNYQPQFSPDGKEIAFIEDRQNLKVYNIATKQVRTLLTDNDLFAMTENDQYFAWSPDSKWILFQFSEPGYWNGEIGIISADGKGKKINLTESGFQDFAPKWTSNGNILIWNSTREGMRSQANSGGAQSDIFAMFLTQDAFDKFRMTKEEYALWKEADEKEAKADSTKKAKGINQPVQIDWDGLNYRKARLTLHSSNLADAVVAKDGETLYYLARFEKGYNLWSTNLRTKETKMLVPLNANSARMQWDKEAKNLFLLSDGRIIKLDPATAKQESVNINGDMNLDVAAERIFMLDHVWRRTRNTFYTAGFHGIKWDELKKDYDKYLPHIGNNYEFTEMLSELLGELNVSHSGASYGNSVPNADATASLGIFYDQNFNGNGMKIVEILPEGPLSKAGMNLKPGMIIEAIDGETPTPAKDYAQYLNRKANKNVLLAIFDPATNNRRELTVKPVSLGEESSLLYKRWVRRNAEEVDRLSNGQLGYVHIPGMNDPAYRTVYEEVMGKYANRRGMVIDTRNNGGGDLVADLAMFLSGKKFLDYTTDTRSVGLEPSFRWTKPSIALANEANYSDGHCFAFSYVDLKLGKLVGMPVPGTCTFAGWESLQDNSVRWGVPPLGVKDVKGHYLENAQTEPDIKVRNEYEVVSKGKDQQLEAAVKELLKEVI; encoded by the coding sequence CCCAACATGAAGCGCACGACTTTATGCCCGTGTGGAGTCATGATGGAAAATCCATTGCATTTTCCTCTGACCGCTATGGCAACTTTGACGTCTTTACCATTCCAGCTACAGGAGGTGAGGCCCAGCGTTTAACGTATCATTCAGCCAATGAGTATCCTTACGAGTTCAGCCCGGATAATAAAACGGTTTACTTTGGCGCTGCGCGCTTAGATGCTGCTACTAACCGGCAATTCCCTACGGGCTCTATGCCTGAATTGTACGCTGTATCTGTAAATGCAGGACGCGTAGAGCAACTATTAACCACGCCAGCCGAAGATGTTAAATGGAGCAAGAACGGCAAAGTAATGCTTTACCACGATAAGAAAGGCGGTGAGAACGCCTGGCGCAAGCATCATGTATCTGCTATCACCCGCGATATCTGGATGTATGATGCACAAAGCGGCAAGCACACCATGCTTACCTCTTTTGCAGGAGAAGACCGCAATCCGGTTTTTGCCGATAATGATAAGACAGTATATTACTTAAGCGAAGTAAGTGGCAGCTTTAATGTGCTCAAAATGTCGCTCGACAAACCGGCAGCCACAACAGCTGTTACAAACTTTAAGAAACACCCTGTTCGTTTTTTAAGTACCTCGAATGATGGGACGCTTTGCTTTAGCTATGATGGTGACATTTATACTAAACAATCCAATGGCGCACCACAGAAAGTAGCCATTACCATTGCTGCAGATGCCAAGAACAATAATGAACGCACTGTTACTGTTACCGGTGGTGTACAAGACTTGTCTGTATCTCCAAATGGTAAGGAAGTGGCTTTTATTTACCGCGGTGAAGTATTTGTTACTTCCGTAGAAGGCGGCACCACTAAACGCATTACCAACACGCCAGAACAAGAGCGCAACGTATCGTTCTCACCTGATGGCAAATCCCTACTCTATTCGAGTGAACGCGGAAAGGGGTGGAAGATCTATCAATCACAAATAGCACGCAAAGAAGAACCCTATTTCTTTGCATCAACTGTTTTAAAAGAAACGCCGTTAATTGAGAATGACAAGTTGAATTACCAGCCTCAATTCTCACCCGACGGCAAAGAGATTGCTTTTATAGAAGACCGGCAAAACCTAAAAGTGTACAATATTGCTACTAAGCAAGTTCGCACACTTCTGACAGATAATGACCTGTTTGCTATGACGGAAAACGATCAATATTTTGCCTGGAGCCCTGACAGTAAGTGGATCCTGTTTCAATTCTCTGAACCTGGGTATTGGAATGGTGAAATAGGAATTATTTCAGCTGATGGCAAAGGAAAAAAGATCAACCTGACCGAAAGTGGCTTTCAGGATTTTGCACCTAAATGGACCAGCAATGGCAATATCCTGATCTGGAACAGTACACGTGAAGGCATGCGCAGCCAGGCCAATAGTGGTGGCGCTCAGTCAGACATTTTCGCAATGTTCCTGACACAAGATGCATTTGACAAATTTCGCATGACAAAGGAGGAATATGCCTTATGGAAAGAAGCCGATGAAAAAGAAGCAAAAGCTGATTCAACGAAGAAAGCCAAGGGCATCAATCAACCCGTACAAATTGACTGGGACGGTTTGAATTATCGTAAAGCCCGCCTAACCTTACACTCTTCTAACCTGGCCGATGCCGTAGTAGCCAAAGACGGTGAAACGCTTTATTACCTTGCCCGCTTTGAAAAAGGATACAACCTTTGGTCTACCAACCTGCGAACAAAAGAAACCAAAATGCTGGTGCCTTTAAATGCTAACAGTGCACGAATGCAGTGGGACAAAGAAGCCAAAAACCTTTTCCTGTTAAGCGACGGTCGTATTATTAAACTTGATCCCGCTACAGCCAAACAAGAAAGTGTAAATATTAATGGCGATATGAACCTGGATGTAGCAGCTGAACGCATTTTTATGTTGGACCATGTGTGGCGCCGCACGCGAAACACTTTCTATACCGCAGGCTTTCATGGCATTAAGTGGGATGAACTGAAAAAAGATTATGACAAATACCTCCCACACATCGGCAACAACTATGAATTCACAGAGATGCTGAGCGAATTGTTGGGCGAGCTAAATGTATCTCACTCCGGAGCTTCTTATGGAAATTCTGTACCCAATGCAGACGCAACAGCTTCACTAGGCATCTTCTATGACCAAAACTTTAATGGCAATGGTATGAAGATCGTTGAGATATTACCGGAAGGTCCATTGAGCAAAGCCGGCATGAACCTGAAGCCAGGAATGATCATTGAGGCAATTGATGGAGAAACACCTACTCCTGCAAAAGATTATGCGCAATACCTAAACCGGAAAGCCAACAAAAATGTATTGCTTGCCATATTTGACCCAGCTACCAATAATCGCAGGGAGCTAACTGTAAAACCTGTATCTCTGGGTGAAGAAAGCAGCCTCTTGTACAAACGCTGGGTTCGTCGAAATGCTGAAGAAGTGGACCGTTTGAGCAATGGCCAATTGGGTTACGTTCATATTCCAGGCATGAATGATCCAGCCTACCGTACCGTATATGAAGAAGTAATGGGCAAGTATGCCAATCGTCGCGGAATGGTCATTGACACGCGTAACAATGGAGGTGGTGACCTGGTTGCCGACCTTGCTATGTTCTTAAGTGGAAAAAAATTCTTAGATTACACCACAGATACCCGCTCGGTGGGTCTGGAGCCTTCTTTCCGTTGGACAAAACCTAGCATTGCACTGGCCAATGAAGCAAATTATAGTGATGGTCATTGTTTTGCGTTTAGTTATGTAGATTTGAAACTGGGCAAATTGGTAGGTATGCCGGTACCGGGTACTTGTACTTTTGCAGGCTGGGAGTCGTTGCAGGATAACAGTGTTCGCTGGGGTGTACCTCCACTGGGTGTAAAAGATGTAAAAGGCCACTACTTAGAGAATGCTCAAACCGAACCAGACATTAAAGTGAGAAACGAGTATGAAGTAGTTAGTAAAGGAAAAGACCAACAATTAGAAGCTGCCGTAAAAGAACTATTAAAAGAAGTTATATAG